The genomic stretch TATGatattttttagtttttttgcTGTCTACTAGTACACAGTTCGAAAGGCCTAAAACGGTATTGCCGTATTACCGAATTGTCGTATCGCTTCTGGAATGGTCACTCCGTTTTATAAGACCGGAGTGTTCTCGGTGACTGCGGTATCTTTACTATCGAACTGGGCCCCACTGCGGCTGAGGCTGAGAAGACACTGGGCTACTGCATGAGCAGGGAACAAACCGCGTGGCAAGGAGTTCTTCTTAGTTTGTATACACTGAGCAGATTGCCTCGGCGTTCTCAAAAAATGCGCGAGCGCATAGCTCAATGTCTGATTCGTACTGGAAAACGGCGCTACTGAAATGCACAAAGCAACTCTTGAATCTTGCATTAATTAAAGCGACCAGCCACCTGAAACAATCGCTTAACCGTGGCGTTGGTTTCAACGGAAAATGTGCATAGCCTTGCAATTGTACTGAGAATGCCCAACgattatgatgaaagatgaagatgaagaatTATGAtaatcattaatttcttaggcagttgaggctttgtatgtatttgtcctttctgtgtgttccagcctcacaacatcaattgtctcaagTCTCATGCCCAACGATTATACTCTATAGGGAACGCTTTTGACAGTTTTGCAACTTTCTCCGTTATTGACTAGTCGAATCTTTAAATAAAAAAGTAATATTATAAAAGTGCGTCTCTGCATAGGTCTTGAGTCGTCAAGACCCTACGGAATTTATTTCGTTGGAATCTACGTGTATCGGGCTATATTCGACCAGAATACTGCTTTTCTTTTGCGACGCGCGGAAGTATCGGTAATAATTACTTTCTATTCCTGAGAAATAGGACGTCATAGGGTCCGAAATCTGCCtttgcgtctggcaacattgctcctccaaggtcgatttccgtctcatcGCGCGCAGACGCGCGCTATCGCTAGGAGTCAGACGCCAGAGCCAACCTATACACTCGGAGAATCCGAAACGCTGAAGTTTTGCGGGTTCTTccgaaaattcgtggaagcgCGTACTCAGCGGTTACCCGAGTTTGAATCCCtgaaccggctgtgctgtcgggtcgtcttccctgggttttcctcagatgctcaGAGGCatgcaaatgtcggcacagttccctgtgaagttgtCCCAAAAGGCATGAtccgtccccccccccaccaccaccaccaccacccccggCCTTGAGTAACATGCCGCCATGCCGGTCGGCAAATCGCTCGGCACGTCGCGCCACCAACGATTCAATCGACCAACGTCACACGTGATGTGATTGATTAGAAGATGTCGGCAACACCAACCAtagccatcaccatcaccatcaccacccaaAAGTAAAAGTACGATGACGCGCGAGATCTGATCGCATTCCGGCGTTCCTTCCAATTAGACAAGATGAAACGCTTTACTCGAAGCACCAGGAGAGCAGGCCAACGACGCTTCTTCCTGGTGCTAATCTTTGGCATGTGTTGCACCTGTCTTTACTGGAGGTGGTCAGTGCCAAAATTTTCCCCTGCCATAGAAAGCAGTTGGGAGCGCTTCAAGCCAGCGCATTCCACGCAGCCTGCTGAGGAGTCAACCAAAGAGAAGGTCATCATATCACTCCCCAGACGTTCTCGGACGACAGTGGCACCCAAAACAAGCCTAGTGGTCGAACCCGTGAAAAAGGGTAAGCTTCGACGCCAGCGAATGCGTTGTCTAGACGAGGACGAGCACCACGTCAGCAAACGCTTAGTCACCGTGAAGACAATGCCCAGAATAGACGTGGGACTAGCATGAGCAGCATTCTACTCTATAGATTCCTACTTATCCCCCGTGCCTTATCATATACGCTCACCGAGTCTATCTTTTCTTCCTAGCACGAAGTTTCACCATCGACTATGAACGAAATATATTCCTTAAGGACGGTGAGCCTTTCCGCTTCATCGCGGGCGCCATACACTACTTCCGTGTGCCGAAACCATATTGGGAAGACCGCTTGACTAAGATGAAAGCCGCAGGCCTAAACGCCATCGAGACATACGTCGAATGGAGTGGCCACGAACCGGAGCCCGGTAATTACAACTTCGCCGACATGTACGACATCGAGACCTTCATCAAAGCTGCGCATTCCCTCGACCTTCTGGTCATACTTCGCCCAGGTCCTTATATCTGTGCTGAACGTGACAACGGCGGATTGCCCTACTGGCTCCTACAGAGCAACTCAGGGAGGACACTTCGGAGTTCCCACAAGTCTTACACCGATGCCGTTGACAAATGGTTCGACGTCCTGCTCCCACTTGTTGTCCCATTACTCTATTCCAACGGGGGGCCCATTGCCATGGTTCAGGTTGAGAACGAGTATGGAAGTTTTCCGGCGTGCGACTCTGCCTACATGAAGCACCTAGTAGGTGTACTCAAGGATCACCTTGGGCCCCATGTGCCGCTATTTACGACTGACGGAGCAAGCAAGCACCTGCTTAAATGCGGAACCGTGAGCGGGGCTCTGGCTACTGTAGACTTCGGACACGACCATGACGTGGAAAGTGCATTGCGGCAGGCTCGAGCAGCCAACAGGGGGAAAGGACCGTTTGTAGTTAGTGAGTTCTACTCCGGCTGGTTAGATCATTGGGGTGAAGAGCACGTCCACACCAACGACGGTAGAATTGTCAAGACACTCGAACACATACTGAAGCGAAACGGATCTGTCACTTTCTACATGTTTCACGGTGGCACCAACTTTGGGTTTAGCAACGGTGCTAACCCTCCGGCCCAGCCCACCAGTTATGATTACGGGGCCCCACTCTCTGAAGCAGGGGACCCAAGGGGGCTATACTTTGACATCATGAATGTCATTTCAAGGTTAGTAACCGACAGCTTTTAGGAAGCTTTTTATGAGTCACTGCTAATCACATTCGCTCAAAAAGGCATTCATCCACAGGTACAACACTCGCCGTCTCGTCGCACCAGATTTACCATTTCCAGCTCCCAAGCTGAACTACGGAAGTGTAGAAATAACATGTGGACCTTCTCTGACCAGCGTTATGGATCACTTCAGAAAGCTGGATATGCTGAACTCTGCCACGGCCATTAATCCAATGGGATTCGAAGCAATGGGACAGAACTACGGATATGTCATTTACACCACCGTGGTTCCGTTCGCAGTGGGCCGACCGTCGAGGCTCATCATCCCTGAGTTTAGCGACCGCGCTTATATCATCTACGGAAGCTCGACTGTTATCGTGGATTCTGTAAATAACCTGCCTGCCATGATTTCCGTGTCCAAAGGGGACACGCTCACCATCATTGTGGAAAATGCAGGGAGGATTAATTTCGGTGAAAGGTTGGGCGAACTAAAGGTGAGTTACCATACTGTAACTAAGCACATACGAAGTATAAGCAATATGCGAAGTCCACAATGAAGGGCCATTCGTTGTGAAGTTCGCATTTTTGTAGCCGGTCTGGTACAAAGATGTATTCCATTCACGTAATTCCGCGGCCCGTTCACCTCTGTCGGGAAAGACTGaatggacatttccttcctccGGGCTGTGGACCTACAATTCCCATGAACCTTTGACACGCCGTCCcatcatgccaatgatgaggacggtgcccagaagaaaaaCAGTCCCTGTTCCAAATAAGcggtggctctcgtcctgaggcattTCCCTTCATATTCCCTTGCTGGTTCGCTGGAGTTTCTACTCTTCTATGCAAGTAAGCAAGATCGTATGCTGTAACTCCAAGTATCTGGACTTGTGTCCCCAAGTATCCCAACTAATATGGCGGAGTCCCATGTTCTTCGCTGTCGCTGCTTTCGATCATGTAACGCAACGATCTGCAGTTGTCTCAAATTTATTTCAGATTTCATAATCTGACATAGTTAGGATGAATCGTACCATATCCGATAACGTAAAACTTCAGAATAAGGAAATTGCATGTGCAGTACACTGTCCCGTGTTAAGTTATATCTTCATTCTGAGCAGCGGAACCTATTCATTTTGAGACACTGTCATCAGTTCCCGACAATGGCAGTGTGCGAACACGTAGTCTAACCGCCATGCCTTGAAAGAGATTACGGACGTAACACCGATGATAACAAGCAAGCACACATGTGCTTGGCTTGCTGCTATACAAGCTTGATATTCACGCTCTTCTCCAGGGGATTCTGTCCAATGTTACTCTTGACGATCAGCTTCTGACCCACTGGCTGATGGAAGCTGTCCCCATCACGAAGGACTCTCAGATAACCGAACTCTTCAAGTTCGTCAACAATCCTGAGCGAAAGTGGGTGCAGAGCTGCAGGGCGCCCGGTTTCTTCATTGGCCGCTTCAGTCTTCAAGAAGGCCAAGAACCAGTCGACACGTTCCTGGACCCTACGGGCTGGACAAAAGGAGTTGCTTTCGTCAACGGCTTCAACTTGGGACGCTACTGGCCAGGTGTGGGCCCTCAGGTAGGATGGGACACTAAAACCTGTTTCCGTGAGAAAAAGATGTAGTCTCTTGCGAACTAGGAAAACGCGATGCCCTTTCAGCACGGTGTACTGGGAGATCAACAGCAGAGCCATGCAGTAATGGATCTGCTGATAAACGAGCACCACGGGATAGCAAGTACTGAGGGAGGAGAATCTCGTTTTGGGCAATGTGCTCGGTGCTCCAAGGGCAGGGAAAAGTGAAAGTATTGGAGAAAGAGGTGTGCGCAGACCCTCTTGCCTTGCAATTCCGGTAGTCACACAGGAATAcacaccacagaaaacatgctgTCGTCTCTCGggagccttcattgggatgtgCTCTACTTTCCACGACAACCGCCAGGACGGTTCGCAAGGTTGCCCCTTTCGGGTAACACGCAGTGAGCCAATCGAATGATACCTTCGGATTTGTGGAGAAAGTGGATTAGACGCCAGTTTGTGGCTCTTTTTGGCCTCTTTGTGGGGGCACGCGTATTGTGGGCGAATTATGAATCGTCAAATGGGCACACGTGATATTCtacacctctctctctctctgtgcgtGTTTGTGTGTTCCTTGACTGTACTTTTCATCGCATGCTCTTTTCTGCGTAGGTGACCCTCTACATTCCGGGATATCTTTTGCGACGCCACCCCAATGAAAACCACATTCTCCTCCTGGAGATGGAAGCGGTGGTGGGCACCAGCATGTCAGTGAAACTCACTGACGTCCACAAGATCGACGCCAAGAACTTCCGCATGAAGAGAAGACGGAGATTACATGTGTTATAAAATGTGTCGttacgttttctttctttagcAGTGGTGCTCTGTTCTGGTGCTCTTTCAAGGGGCCATATTTGGCGTGCATCTTCACGGCTCATTTTGGTGCGCAGGACAAAAGTCAGGGCTGACAGAATTAGTGCTGAAGATTATGGTTGTTACTGTAGCTTGTTCACGTCCCCCTATTCACATTGCCGAGCCTCGTCTTGCATATAAAAGTGGTACCAAGTACGTGAACTCCTGGCACTAACAGCGTTCAACTGACCTCAAGCGGTGAAAGGTTCAAAGACTTCTAACACCAATTGTTTATTCAGAGATCCGCTCGACGACTTCCCGCCCTAACCGATACGGATACCTTATAAAAACACTGGTCTTATTTGGACCATCCACTGCGGTGGTCGTGCTGGATGATCTCTATGGGCAACGTAAAACTATTTAGGGATTCTTTTATCCCGTGAGCAAAACCGTGCGAATACGGTACGCTCGCCATATCTTCACTCTTGGATGTACTAGGCTAAGGTCGGCTTTCTGAGAGAACGACACGTTATGCTATACTATCTTAGGACGGATATCCAGCTGAGCGAAGTCGCGCGACTTGAGATGACATTCTCCTAACTCATATACTGTCCCAGTTGCCCTCTTTACCGGCTAGGGCGGGAGGTCATAGTGAAGTTTCCCTTATGATGAGGAAGGAGGTGATTGCAACTGGGCAACAACGAACAGCATTTATGCACAGGAAAAACAGAGAATACAACATGATGAGAATGAGCATTGAACCGGCTTCTCCGACGAAGTCCAAGCGCAAGCTGCCCGCTGCCGACCTTGGGTCCGCCTTATATAGGGTGGACGCTCGCAGCCGTCTGCCCGGAACCCTTTGTTCCCGCTGGTTGTCTGCAGCAGGTGTACTTTGCCAAGGACACAATCCTTTTTGGGGATGGGATGCCACAACGGGTAATCCACCGTCTAGACACTTCTTTTTCCGTCTGCTGTCGTCCGGTGACATCCCGTATTTCCATGTTCCTTGGCCGCCTCACTATTTTAGCACACTTCAAATTCTGACAGTCATAGAGACCACGTAACGGCGCTGTGGATACAGTGTGAGTCCAGAGGTCTGTGAACCTTTCCCCGCTGTAGGTCGCTTTTGTGTCACAGGAATTCTAGGCTAAAGTTGAAAAGTACAGTATCGTCAATAAAGCcagttgctagttgaacgctgtCCGT from Ornithodoros turicata isolate Travis chromosome 4, ASM3712646v1, whole genome shotgun sequence encodes the following:
- the LOC135392721 gene encoding beta-galactosidase-like, yielding MKRFTRSTRRAGQRRFFLVLIFGMCCTCLYWRWSVPKFSPAIESSWERFKPAHSTQPAEESTKEKVIISLPRRSRTTVAPKTSLVVEPVKKARSFTIDYERNIFLKDGEPFRFIAGAIHYFRVPKPYWEDRLTKMKAAGLNAIETYVEWSGHEPEPGNYNFADMYDIETFIKAAHSLDLLVILRPGPYICAERDNGGLPYWLLQSNSGRTLRSSHKSYTDAVDKWFDVLLPLVVPLLYSNGGPIAMVQVENEYGSFPACDSAYMKHLVGVLKDHLGPHVPLFTTDGASKHLLKCGTVSGALATVDFGHDHDVESALRQARAANRGKGPFVVSEFYSGWLDHWGEEHVHTNDGRIVKTLEHILKRNGSVTFYMFHGGTNFGFSNGANPPAQPTSYDYGAPLSEAGDPRGLYFDIMNVISRYNTRRLVAPDLPFPAPKLNYGSVEITCGPSLTSVMDHFRKLDMLNSATAINPMGFEAMGQNYGYVIYTTVVPFAVGRPSRLIIPEFSDRAYIIYGSSTVIVDSVNNLPAMISVSKGDTLTIIVENAGRINFGERLGELKGILSNVTLDDQLLTHWLMEAVPITKDSQITELFKFVNNPERKWVQSCRAPGFFIGRFSLQEGQEPVDTFLDPTGWTKGVAFVNGFNLGRYWPGVGPQVTLYIPGYLLRRHPNENHILLLEMEAVVGTSMSVKLTDVHKIDAKNFRMKRRRRLHVL